GCCCGTGCCAGCCGGACATCCCGCTCCGCGTTCGTGAACAGGTCGTCCAGAAGGCGGCGGTACTGCGCGTTCATGTTGTCCTGATTCATTTCGACTCCTTTCGAATTCAGTCTGAGACATTTCGAGACTTGTCGAAATAAGGCGGATGGCCTAACGGTCCTCCTTTCGGTACGCTGGTTCATGCGCCGCCTGCCCATCCTCGTCGCCTCGCTGTGGGCGCTTCTGACTTTCGGACCGCTGCTGGGGGTGATGATCGCCTCGGCGGTGGCGGGTGCTTTCGGCTGCCGACTGGACGAGGCCGGAAGTTACCCCTGCGTGGTCGCCGGGGTGGACGTGGGCGGGCTGCTGTCTACGCTGTTCGTGATGGGGTGGCTGATGCTCCTCACGATTCCGCTGGGGGCGGTGCTGGGTGCGGCCGGACTGGTGGCGTGGCTCGTGGCCCGCCGCCGACCGGGTCAGCGCCCCTGACCTCCTGCCTCACCACCCCTCAATCTGCCGCCCCGCCTCAAACGCCGCCACTCCTGCCGCCACCGCCAGATTCAGGCTGCGGCCCCCGCCAGGCTGGGGCAGCTTGAGCGTGGGCAGGCCCTCCCGAAGCCAAGTGGGCAGCCCGCGCGACTCCGGGCCGAACAGCAGGTGGTCGCCCCGGCGAAAGCCCGCCCGCGTGTGCAGCGTGGTGGCGTGGGTGGAAAAGGCCCACACCCGCGCTTCCGGCGGCAGGCTGGCCTGATACGCGGTCCAGTTCGCGTGCTCGTGCAGCGTCACGCCCTCCAGGTAGTCCATCACCGCGCGGCGGAATTCGCGGTCGTGCAGGTGGAAGCCGAAGGGCCGGATCAGGTGCAGCTCGGCGCCCAGCACGGCGCAGGTGCGCGCCACGTTGCCGACGTTCCCGGCCTTTTCCGGCTCATACAGGACGACGTGGAGGAGGGGATCACTCGCCATCGCGCACCAGCAGCACGGTGACGCGCACCTGCACGTGATCGGGGGCCAGCCCCTCGGAGGTTTTGAAGCTCACGCCGACCTCCGTTTCGGGCAACTCCAGCAGCCCGGCCACCGTGCGGGCGATCTCGGCCCGCAGCGGCCCCAGCTTGGGGCGGTCGAGGGTGACGACCAAGGCCACGTTGGCGGGGCGGTACCCCCACTCCCGCACCAGCGCGAGGCTGTCCCGGAGGATCACCCGCGAGTCCAGTCCCTGATGTTCGGGGGCGGTGTCCGGGTAATAGTGCCCGATGTCCCCCAGCGCGAGGCCCGAGAGCAGGGCGTCCGCGACCGCGTGCAGCACCGCGTCGCCGTCCGAGTGGGCCACCGCGCCGCGCTCGGCGTGCGGGATGGGCACGCCGCCCAGCACCAGGGGGCGGCCTTCTGCCAGCCGGTGCGCGTCCTCGCCGTAGCCGATGCGGTAGGGAAGGGAGGGAACAGTCATGCGGGTAGCTTAGGGGAGGATGTTCCAGAACCACATGCTGCTCAATCTCACGGTGCCCGCCGCGCTGATCTTGCTCCTGAGCAGCGTGGTGCTCGGAGTTATGGCGGCCCGGACCCGCCGGAGGAGCCTGAGGGTCGCCAGCGCGGTCTGTGGAGTGCTGGCCGTATTGATTGGCGTCCTTTCCTTGCTGCTGGGCCTGACCATCCCGTAGGGGCGGGTTCTGGTCAGCCCCCCGCCTCGGTTGCCTCCTCTATCACCTCTGCCGCTCCTCGCGTGCCATCCCGCAGCGCCGCCGCGAAGGCCGCCGCGTCTTCCGGACAGACCTCTACGCTCAGCTCGACGCCGGACGCCGTGTACGCCTCCTCGCCCCGCACGGTGTCAAAGGTGCCCAGCAGGTGATACAGCACGCTGAGGTGCTCGAAGGGAACGCGCACGGTCAACGGCTGCCGGGGCCGGACCTCCAGCCGGGGCGCGGTGCGGAGACACTCGGCGGCGGTGCCCCCATAAGCGCGGACCAGCCCGCCTGTGCCCAGCTTGACCCCGCCATAGAAGCGCACGACGACCACCATGACGTGGTCCACCCCCTGCCCCTCGATCGCCCGCAGAATGGGGGCGCCCGCCGTCCCGCCCGGCTCGCCATCGTCGCTGAAGCGGTAGGCGGGGCCGATGCGGTAAGCCCAGCAGTGGTGGGTAGCACTGGGGTAGCGCTCCCGGAGGGCGGCCAGTTGCCCGAGCGCCTTCTCCGGCGTGTCGGCCCGGTCCGCGAAGGCCAGGAACTCGCTGTTCTCGATCACCGCGTCGTGGCGGTGCCGCCCGGCGAGGGTGGT
This portion of the Deinococcus terrestris genome encodes:
- a CDS encoding tRNA (cytidine(34)-2'-O)-methyltransferase; the encoded protein is MASDPLLHVVLYEPEKAGNVGNVARTCAVLGAELHLIRPFGFHLHDREFRRAVMDYLEGVTLHEHANWTAYQASLPPEARVWAFSTHATTLHTRAGFRRGDHLLFGPESRGLPTWLREGLPTLKLPQPGGGRSLNLAVAAGVAAFEAGRQIEGW
- the ispF gene encoding 2-C-methyl-D-erythritol 2,4-cyclodiphosphate synthase; this encodes MTVPSLPYRIGYGEDAHRLAEGRPLVLGGVPIPHAERGAVAHSDGDAVLHAVADALLSGLALGDIGHYYPDTAPEHQGLDSRVILRDSLALVREWGYRPANVALVVTLDRPKLGPLRAEIARTVAGLLELPETEVGVSFKTSEGLAPDHVQVRVTVLLVRDGE
- a CDS encoding IMPACT family protein encodes the protein MTGLPAPFTTLAGRHRHDAVIENSEFLAFADRADTPEKALGQLAALRERYPSATHHCWAYRIGPAYRFSDDGEPGGTAGAPILRAIEGQGVDHVMVVVVRFYGGVKLGTGGLVRAYGGTAAECLRTAPRLEVRPRQPLTVRVPFEHLSVLYHLLGTFDTVRGEEAYTASGVELSVEVCPEDAAAFAAALRDGTRGAAEVIEEATEAGG